The sequence GGCTCCAAGCCGTTCCCTAAAGACGACCGCTCCGGCAGATTCGTGGCGCTCGCCAGCGGTATCGAGGGCGACGAGGATGCGCTTCCGCTCCGCACCGACGCACGGGTGTTGGGCGCTACGTTGAAGGCCGGCGAGACGGTTGAATACACCTTCGATGCCAGCCGCTACGCCTATCTGGTACCGGCCAAGGGCCGAGTGGAAGTCAATGGCATCGTCTTGGAAGCACGCGATGGCGCGGCGATCCGCGACGAAGCGAGCGTCCGTATCACCGCCCTGGAAGATGCCGAACTGGTGCTGGTGGATGCTGCCGGCTGAGTTCAGTAGCGATACCCCGGTGCAGGCTTCGCGGGTCTGCACCGGGTTCGTTCCGGTGGTGCTGGTCGCCGCTGAAACGGGCCAAATGCTGCGCAGGTAGCAACCCGCGTCACTGTCCGAAGCTTTTCAACCCGAAGGAGCGCCACCCATGTCCAAGTACCTCGAAGTCCTGACCCCGCAGAACAGCCAGATGATATTCATCGATCAGCAGCCGCAGATGGCATTTGGCGTGCAGTCGATCGACCGCCAGGTCCTCAAGAACAACGTGGTTGGGCTGGCCAAGGCCGCCAAGGCGTTCAAAATCCCAACGACCATCACCACCGTCGAAACCGATGGCTTCTCCGGCAACACCTATCCCGAGCTGTTGGCCGTGTTCCCCGAGAACCGAATCCTTGAACGCACTTCCATGAACTCCTGGGATGACCAGAACGTGCGCGACGCGCTGGCTGCCAATGGCCGCAAGAAGGTCGTCGTGGCCGGCCTGTGGACAGAGGTCTGCAACACCACCTTCGCGCTGTGCGCCGCGCTGGAAGGCGACTACGAAATCTACATGGTGGCCGACGCGTCCGGAGGCACCTCGGTCGAGGCGCACAAATACGCCATGGACCGCATGGTTCAGGCCGGTATCGTGCCGATGACCTGGCAACAGGTGCTGTTGGAATGGCAACGCGACTGGGCGCACAAGGACACCTACGACGAGGTGATGGCCATCGTCAAGGAACACTCCGGCGCCTACGGCATGGGCGTGGATTATGCGTACACCATGGTGCACAAGGCGCCGGAGCGCGTGCAGCACGGCGAGCGCATCGGCCCTAATCCAGCCAAGTAAATCCCAGTCGCACGAGCATCGCCCGGTTCCGGGCGCTTGCTCCGCTCGGCACGCCTGTGGCTGTGAAGCGAGGTGAAGCGATGAAGATTTATGTTCTTTCCCTGGGCGCTGGTTTGCTGGTCGGCGTCGTCTACAGTCTGCTCAATGTGCGTTCCCCCGCCCCGCCGCTGGTGGCGCTGGTTGGGCTGCTCGGCATCCTGGTCGGCGAGCAGATCATCCCGATCGGCAAGCAGTTGCTCGCGGGCACGGCATTCAATGCCGCCTGCGACAAGACCCATACCGCCAGTCACCTGTTCGGTCAGTTGCCGGGCCGGCACGCCAATAAGCCAAAGGAAACCGATCGAACCTGAACAATCAGGCTGGCGCTCGCCTCTGCCTGACTGGGCGGCGGGCATGTCGGCCATGGCCATGAAGGCAGCACGCCATGACATCTCGTCGCACATTCCTCGGCGCCGCGTCGACACTCGCACTGAGTGGAGCATTGGGCCGCAACGCCGTCGCTGAAATCCTCAGAACAGGAGAATCCCCCGTGACTGATTCCGCCCCCGAGATCATTTTCCGTAATGGCCAGATCACCACGCTCGACCGTGCCAACCCCGTGGCGAGTGCCGTGGCCATCAAGGATGGCCGGTTCCTGGCCGTAGGCTCGGACCAGGAAATCATGCCGCTGGCGGGTTCCGCCACCCGTGTCATCGACCTCAAGCGCCGTAGCGTTCTGCCCGGTCTGTTCGACAACCATACCCACGTGATTCGCGGCGGACTCAACTACAACCTTGAGTTGCGCTGGGACGGCGTGCGTTCGCTGGCCGATGCCATGGATATGCTCAGACGCCAGGTCGCCGTTACGCCAGCGCCGCAGTGGGTACGCGTGGTCGGCGGCTTCACGGAACACCAGTTCGTCGAAAGACGCCTGCCAACCATCGATGAGATCAACGCCGCAGCGCCCGACACGCCAGTATTCCTGCTGCACCTGTACGACCGTGCGCTGCTCAACGGCGCGGCCTTGCGCGCCGTCGGCTATACCCGCGACACCCCCGAGCCACCGGGCGGCCAGATTACCCGCGACGCCAACGGCAACCCCACCGGCCTGCTACTGGCCAAGCCCAACGCGATGATTCTTTACGCGACGCTGGCCAAGGGGCCCAAGCTGCCCTTCGACTATCAGGTCAACTCCACTCGCCATTTCATGCGCGAACTCAACCGCCTCGGCGTGACCGGCGTGATCGATGCCGGCGGCGGCTTCCAGAACTACCCGGACGACTACGCGGTTATCCAGAAACTGGCCGACGAAGGCCAGATGACCGTCCGCCTCGCCTACAACCTGTTCACCCAGAAGCCCAAGGAGGAAAAAGAGGACTTCCTCAACTGGACCTCCAGCGTGAAATACAAACAGGGCAACGATTACTTCCGCCACAACGGTGCGGGCGAAATGCTGGTGTTTTCAGCTGCGGACTTCGAGGATTTCCGCCAGCCCCGCCCGGACATGCCGCCTGAAATGGAGGGTGAACTCGAAGAAGTGGTGCGTATCCTCGCGCAGAACCGGTGGCCCTGGCGGTTGCACGCCACCTACGACGAAACCATCACGCGGGCGCTGGATGTGTTCGAGAAGGTCAATCAGGACATCCCTCTCAGCGGAATCAACTGGTTCTTCGACCACGCCGAAACCATTTCGGAGAAGTCCATCGACCGTATCGCGGCGCTGGGCGGTGGTATCGCCGTGCAACACCGCATGGCCTACCAGGGCGAGTATTTCGTCGAGCAATACGGCGCGCGCGCAGCCGAAGCCACCCCTCCCGTGGCACGCATGCTGGAAAAAGGCGTGAAGGTTTCGGCCGGTACCGATGCCACCCGTGTCGCCTCCTACAACCCGTGGGTCTCGCTGTCATGGATGGTCACCGGCAAGACCGTCGGCGGCCTGAGTATGTATCCGCAACGCAATCTGCTCGACCGTGAGACCGCTTTGCGCATGTGGACCGAGAACGTTGCCTGGTTCTCCAACGAAGAAGGCAAGCGAGGGCGCATTCAGTCCGGTCAGTTCGCTGACCTGATCGTACCGAGCAAGGACTATTTCGCCGTAGCCGAAGACGAAATTTCTTTCCTCACCTCGGACCTGACCGTGGTCGGAGGCCGCGTGGTCTATGGCGCGGGCGACTTCGCACCGCTGGACGACAACCCTCTGCCGCCCGCCATGCCCGACTGGTCGCCGACGCGCACCTTCAAGGGCTATGGCGCCTGGGGCGAGCCTGAGGGTGCCGGCAGAAACTCGCTGTCACCGATGCATGCCCAGGCCGCGGCGTCCTGTGGCTGCGCCAGCGCTTGCGGGCTGCATGGTCATGCCCACGCACGTGCCTGGGCATCCAACGCCCCGGTGTCGGACAGCCGGAGTTTCTTCGGCGCACTCGGCTGCTCCTGCTGGGCGGTGTAGCGCGCCAGTGCAGCCTTGGCGCGAGCGACAGGTCGTCTCGTCGCCGAGGCTGCTGTCCGAATGAAGCGTCGGCTGCGTTGCCGCAAATGATGAACTGAGCACGGCACGATGCCCGTCGATACCCTGCCTTGGGCCGATGTCTGCGGCTCAACGGGTTGAACTGAAATAATCGAGAGGCGTCATGAATAAAGCATCGCCGCAATCGGCCCCCACATCCACCGGTGGTTTCGCGCCTTTGCGGCAGACGCTTTTCACCGTCCTTTGGGTAGCCACCATCATCGGCAATACCGGCAGTTTCATCCGCGACGTTGCCAGTGCATGGATCATGACCGACCTGTCACCCTCACCCGCCGCTGTCGCGCTGGTGCAGGCCGCAGCAACGTTGCCGATTTTCCTGCTGGCGATTCCCGCGGGCGTGCTCTCCGATATCCTCGACCGCCGCAAATTCCTGATCGCGATCCAGTTCCTGCTGGCCAGCGTCAGCATTTGCCTGATGTTGCTGTCATTCGCCGGGTTGCAGTCGGTCACCTCGCTGGTGGCGCTGACGTTCCTTGGCGGCATCGGCGCGGCCTTGATGGGGCCAACCTGGCAAGCCATCGTTCCCGAACTGGTGGACAAGCATGACCTCAAGAGCGCTGTAGCGCTCAACTCCCTGGGCATCAATATCGCCCGCGCCATCGGTCCCGCAATGGGCGGACTGATTCTGGCCAGCCTGGGGGCGGCCTTCACCTATGGCGTCGATGTCATCAGTTATGTCTTCGTTATTTCCGCCTTGCT is a genomic window of Stutzerimonas stutzeri containing:
- a CDS encoding hydrolase, whose product is MSKYLEVLTPQNSQMIFIDQQPQMAFGVQSIDRQVLKNNVVGLAKAAKAFKIPTTITTVETDGFSGNTYPELLAVFPENRILERTSMNSWDDQNVRDALAANGRKKVVVAGLWTEVCNTTFALCAALEGDYEIYMVADASGGTSVEAHKYAMDRMVQAGIVPMTWQQVLLEWQRDWAHKDTYDEVMAIVKEHSGAYGMGVDYAYTMVHKAPERVQHGERIGPNPAK
- a CDS encoding XapX domain-containing protein encodes the protein MKIYVLSLGAGLLVGVVYSLLNVRSPAPPLVALVGLLGILVGEQIIPIGKQLLAGTAFNAACDKTHTASHLFGQLPGRHANKPKETDRT
- a CDS encoding amidohydrolase, with the protein product MTSRRTFLGAASTLALSGALGRNAVAEILRTGESPVTDSAPEIIFRNGQITTLDRANPVASAVAIKDGRFLAVGSDQEIMPLAGSATRVIDLKRRSVLPGLFDNHTHVIRGGLNYNLELRWDGVRSLADAMDMLRRQVAVTPAPQWVRVVGGFTEHQFVERRLPTIDEINAAAPDTPVFLLHLYDRALLNGAALRAVGYTRDTPEPPGGQITRDANGNPTGLLLAKPNAMILYATLAKGPKLPFDYQVNSTRHFMRELNRLGVTGVIDAGGGFQNYPDDYAVIQKLADEGQMTVRLAYNLFTQKPKEEKEDFLNWTSSVKYKQGNDYFRHNGAGEMLVFSAADFEDFRQPRPDMPPEMEGELEEVVRILAQNRWPWRLHATYDETITRALDVFEKVNQDIPLSGINWFFDHAETISEKSIDRIAALGGGIAVQHRMAYQGEYFVEQYGARAAEATPPVARMLEKGVKVSAGTDATRVASYNPWVSLSWMVTGKTVGGLSMYPQRNLLDRETALRMWTENVAWFSNEEGKRGRIQSGQFADLIVPSKDYFAVAEDEISFLTSDLTVVGGRVVYGAGDFAPLDDNPLPPAMPDWSPTRTFKGYGAWGEPEGAGRNSLSPMHAQAAASCGCASACGLHGHAHARAWASNAPVSDSRSFFGALGCSCWAV